Part of the Lichenicola cladoniae genome is shown below.
CTGGTGATCCTTTGGGAGGAATACAGAGCAACCCATCCTGAGGGTTATGCCTACAGTCGGTTCTGCGAGCTGTTCCGGGATTTTGAAAGGCGTTTGTCGCCGACAATGCGCCAGCAGCACGTGGCCGGGCACAAGGCGTTTGTCGACTACTCTGGCAAGCGGGTGCCGATCGCCGATCCGGTAACCGGCGAAGTGCGAATGGCGGAGATTTTCGTCGCCGTGCTTGGCGCCTCCAGTCTGACCTATGCCGAAGCAACCTGGTCGCAGGCACTACCTGATTGGGTAGGCGCGCACGTGCGGATGTTCCGCTACTTCGGTGCGGTTCCGCGCCTGCTGGTGCCGGACAACCTCAAGAGCGGCGTCAACAAGGCCTCGTTCTACGATCCCGAGATCAACCGCAGCTATGCCGCGATGGCGGCGCACTACGGGGTCGGCGTCCTGCCAGCACGGCCGCGGCGCCCACGCGACAAGGCCGCCGTCGAGGCGGGCGTGCGGTTCGCGCAGTCCTACATCGTCGGCCGCTTGCGTAACGTCACGTTCTTTTCCCTGGGCGAGTGCAATGCTGCGATCGCTGTCGCCCTCGAGCGGATGAACAATCGAGAGATGCGACGCCTGGGCGTCAGCCGCCGCCAGCTGTTCGAGACGATCGAGCGGCACGCCATGCAGCCCCTGCCGCAAGACGATTACGAGTATGCCGACTGGCACCTCGCCCGCGTCGGCATCGACTACCACGTCGAGGTGCAGAGCTTTTTCTACTCGGTGCCGCATGCGCTGATCCGCGAGCAGGTCGACACCCGTGCCACGGCCCGCACGATCGAGGTGTTCCATCGCGGCAAGCGGGTCGCAGCGCACGTCCGGCGTTATGGCGGACCGCGGCACGGCACCCAACCCGAGCACATGCCAAGCGCACATCGGCGCTACGCCGAGTGGACGCCCGAACGTCTGCAGCGCCAGGCCCGCGGCATCGGGCCGAACACCGAGGCGCTGATCATCGCCGTGCTCGCCCGCCGACCGCATCCCGAGCAGGGGTTTCGGACCTGCCTGGGTGTCCTGCGACTGTTTCGCGGCCTGGATGCAGTCCGGGTCGAGGCGGCCAGCCTGCGCGCCGTGGAGATCGGCGCCCTGGCCTATGCCTCTGTCGCCTCGATCCTCAAGCATCGCCTCGACCGACCCACGTCGCCGCAAGCCACGGACGAGACGCCACTGCTGCACGACAACATCCGTGGCTCCAGCTACTACCATTAGGAGATCGATCTTGCTGAATCACCCAACGCTCGACCTGCTCACTGATCTTGGACTGCATGGCATGGCCAAGGGATTCCGCGACATGGCGGACAATCCGGAGGCAGCCGCACTCAATCAGGCGGAGTGGCTCGCCATCCTGCTGGAGCGTGAGGTCACGCTGCGCCAGCAGAAACGGTTCGAGAGCCGGGCCAAGAACGCCAAGCTGCGCCACCAGGCTGCGATCGAGGATGTCGACTACCGGACCCCGCGCGGGCTCGACCGCACGATGTTCCTGGCACTCGCCGGGTGCGACTGGATCCGGCAGCGCCGCCATTGCCTGCTGACGGGCCCAGCGGGTATCGGCAAGTCGTGGCTGGCCTGCGCGCTCGGCCAGAAGGCCTGTCGGGAGAACCTGTCAGTGCTCTACCAGCGCGTGCCACGGCTGTTTGCCGCCCTGGCGCTGGCACGCAACGACGGCCGCTACGCCAAACTGCTGCACCAACTCGCCAGGGTCGACCTGCTAATCCTCGACGACTGGGGACCAGAACCGCTGACACCGGAGCAGCAACGCGATCTGCTGGAAATCCTCGAGGACCGCTACGACGCCGGTTCGGTCATCATCACCAGCCAGGTGCCGATCGACCGCTGGTACGAGATCGTCGGCAATCCGACGCTGGCTGATGCGATCCTGGACCGCATCGTGCACAACGCGCACCGGATCGAGCTCAAGGGCGAAAGCATGCGCAAGAAACGAGCAACTGCTTGACCCCACCCGCACCCCTATGACATGAGCGAAATCGACCCGCGAGACAACACCATCCTGGGCACCATCAGATCGGAATGATGGGCGGCATCAAATCGGAACGGTGCGCAATACATGCTCGGAATACCCGAGCGGCATCGTCGGAATCCGCACCCTGCTCCAGGCGGTTCGACCCGTCAGCCGATCATGACGGCATACCGGCAGCGGGCGCTGGCGTGTGCCGCTGCCTTGCAAGCGGGGCCGCTCCGGCCGCGTGACCTGCGCCCTGTTGCCAGTGATGCAGGGACCATACTGTCGCGCAACGTCTACGGCTGGTTTGAGAGGGTCGAACCCGGTGTCTACCGGCTTGTGCCCATGGGAGAGGCCGCGGTGGCGAACTGGCTGCCGGGCACGTAACGGCCACCGATGCAACCAGCGAAACCACGCAAGTCGTCACCTGCCGAAAGGCGTCATCCTCTCGCCAGCAGCCTCGACCGAGCCGCCAAGTTATCTTGAGGATGGCCGGCATCATGCGCCTTGCACAAGCCTCCACGCCCCACGGTACTCGCGTCAAACGGACTGAAGCAGGCGTATCAATCCACACCAGTACGTGATCTAATCCAGACGCTGGCGGAGAGTTGACGCAACGCGGAGCCGCGCCGTCACGGTACCGACGCTAGCAGCCGGCATCGTGTTGAGTCTGGTCATGGTTACCTCGTGCGTGGGCGACCGCAACAATCGATTGACGCAGTTGAAGGGACCTGATCGCTTCTGCACAGTCTCCCATACAATTTTATTTTGGCATTCGAACATGGACTGGGGTGACCTCCGCATCTTCCTTGCTATTGCGCGTGTCGGCACGCTCGGAGCTGCCGCTCGGACGCTGGGGCAGACCCAGCCGACCATGGGTCGACGGCTACGCGCCTTGGAAGCTGTCACGGGCCAGATCCTGTTCCAGCGGACGGCGGATGGCTTTATCCTAACCGACGAGGGCGCCGCAGTGTTGGGGCATGCCGAGCGCATGGAGGAGGAGGCCCTCGGCTTTCAGCGTGCATTAGCCGGTAGCGGAGGGCAGCTCGAAGGCCCGCTGCGGGTCTCATCCTCCGAATGGTTCGGCACGACAATCTTGGCCCCGATTCTCGCGACCTTCGGTCAGAGCCACCCGGCAGTTTGTATCGAACTTCTGACAGATGCTCGACTGTATAGTCTTCCACGGCG
Proteins encoded:
- the istA gene encoding IS21 family transposase — its product is MRRIRHLLTMHFGAGASARLIARELGISPSTVREYLGRAIAAGITWPLDVDATDEILMARLFVNGGVRLGARYHAEPDWAVLVREFKRPGVNLVILWEEYRATHPEGYAYSRFCELFRDFERRLSPTMRQQHVAGHKAFVDYSGKRVPIADPVTGEVRMAEIFVAVLGASSLTYAEATWSQALPDWVGAHVRMFRYFGAVPRLLVPDNLKSGVNKASFYDPEINRSYAAMAAHYGVGVLPARPRRPRDKAAVEAGVRFAQSYIVGRLRNVTFFSLGECNAAIAVALERMNNREMRRLGVSRRQLFETIERHAMQPLPQDDYEYADWHLARVGIDYHVEVQSFFYSVPHALIREQVDTRATARTIEVFHRGKRVAAHVRRYGGPRHGTQPEHMPSAHRRYAEWTPERLQRQARGIGPNTEALIIAVLARRPHPEQGFRTCLGVLRLFRGLDAVRVEAASLRAVEIGALAYASVASILKHRLDRPTSPQATDETPLLHDNIRGSSYYH
- the istB gene encoding IS21-like element helper ATPase IstB, translated to MLNHPTLDLLTDLGLHGMAKGFRDMADNPEAAALNQAEWLAILLEREVTLRQQKRFESRAKNAKLRHQAAIEDVDYRTPRGLDRTMFLALAGCDWIRQRRHCLLTGPAGIGKSWLACALGQKACRENLSVLYQRVPRLFAALALARNDGRYAKLLHQLARVDLLILDDWGPEPLTPEQQRDLLEILEDRYDAGSVIITSQVPIDRWYEIVGNPTLADAILDRIVHNAHRIELKGESMRKKRATA
- a CDS encoding DUF2161 family putative PD-(D/E)XK-type phosphodiesterase yields the protein MLGIPERHRRNPHPAPGGSTRQPIMTAYRQRALACAAALQAGPLRPRDLRPVASDAGTILSRNVYGWFERVEPGVYRLVPMGEAAVANWLPGT
- a CDS encoding LysR family transcriptional regulator encodes the protein MLSLVMVTSCVGDRNNRLTQLKGPDRFCTVSHTILFWHSNMDWGDLRIFLAIARVGTLGAAARTLGQTQPTMGRRLRALEAVTGQILFQRTADGFILTDEGAAVLGHAERMEEEALGFQRALAGSGGQLEGPLRVSSSEWFGTTILAPILATFGQSHPAVCIELLTDARLYSLPRREADMVFRIKPFEEPEVISRRLLHIPYALYGPAGSSSPRMGDGSGVRVVTMDTAFADMPDALWLKRVLPKAVVAFRSNNREVQARLCAEGAGLAVLPCPLGQCIPGIAAIGIGQKPPGRDTFVGYHRDLRHLARLRALLDLVIEKLAA